The Musa acuminata AAA Group cultivar baxijiao chromosome BXJ2-2, Cavendish_Baxijiao_AAA, whole genome shotgun sequence genome has a segment encoding these proteins:
- the LOC135605171 gene encoding myb-related protein 2-like isoform X2, which yields MYHHQHHHQGHNNILSCRTAFPAEKHLLLQGGSIPEDSGLVLSTDAKPRLKWTAELHERFIEAVNQLGGADKATPKSVMRLMGIPGLTLYHLKSHLQKYRLSKNLQAQANGAESVIGCKLAAERTSEGNGSRASNTNIIPQSNKTYPINEALQMQIEVQRRLQEQLEVQRHLQLRIEAQGKYLQSVLEKAQETLGKQHLGTPGLEAAKVHLSQLVFKVSNECFSNALTGMEEIPAPNTLQVHPPQLADFSVQSCLTSSQGSQKDLDMANFRRSLRAYMHENARLEGSQSAWCYLNEHKTFPSSMFGDSERTSFKVEDFVSPLPVRPRVEREGEAGSDAQQTERSDPNGKRTAEQQERGKQSDSFGLAGHTAQLDLNADEDDEGATNSKFDLNGFSWS from the exons ATGTatcatcatcagcatcatcaCCAGGGACACAACAACATCCTTTCTTGTAGGACTGCATTTCCTGCAGAGAAGCATTTGTTGCTGCAAGGAGGAAGTATCCCAGAAGATTCAGGACTGGTTCTATCGACTGATGCCAAGCCCAGGTTGAAGTGGACAGCCGAGCTCCATGAAAGATTCATAGAGGCAGTCAATCAACTTGGTGGAGCAGATA AGGCTACACCCAAGTCGGTCATGAGGCTCATGGGCATTCCTGGACTAACTCTCTATCACCTGAAAAGCCATCTTCAG AAGTACAGGCTCAGCAAGAATCTCCAAGCTCAAGCAAATGGAGCCGAGAGTG TTATAGGTTGTAAGCTTGCAGCAGAGAGAACAAGCGAGGGCAACGGATCACGAGCGAGCAACACAAACATCATTCCCCAGTCAAACAA AACATATCCGATAAATGAAGCACTTCAAATGCAAATTGAAGTCCAAAGAAGGCTGCAAGAACAACTTGAG GTTCAAAGGCACCTGCAACTAAGAATAGAAGCACAGGGGAAGTACTTGCAGTCTGTCCTGGAGAAGGCTCAAGAGACACTTGGGAAGCAGCATTTGGGGACTCCAGGACTAGAAGCTGCCAAAGTTCATCTCTCTCAACTGGTCTTCAAAGTCTCAAATGAATGTTTCAGCAATGCATTGACAGGGATGGAAGAAATCCCAGCCCCGAATACCCTACAAGTGCATCCACCCCAACTTGCTGACTTCTCGGTACAAAGTTGCTTGACATCATCTCAGGGATCACAAAAGGATCTTGACATGGCCAATTTCCGCAGAAGTTTGAGAGCCTACATGCATGAGAATGCCAGGCTTGAAGGTTCCCAATCTGCATGGTGCTACCTGAATGAGCACAAGACTTTTCCCTCATCCATGTTTGGGGATTCAGAAAGGACATCTTTCAAAGTAGAAGATTTTGTGTCACCACTTCCCGTGAGGCCTCGGGTGGAAAGAGAAGGGGAAGCTGGTTCTGATGCCCAGCAAACGGAAAGAAGTGACCCGAATGGCAAGAGAACAGCAGAACAACAGGAGAGAGGAAAGCAATCAGACAGTTTTGGGCTGGCTGGTCACACAGCACAACTAGATCTCAATGCTGATGAAGACGATGAGGGTGCTACGAACAGCAAATTTGACCTGAACGGCTTCAGTTGGAGCTGA
- the LOC135605171 gene encoding myb-related protein 2-like isoform X1 — protein sequence MYHHQHHHQGHNNILSCRTAFPAEKHLLLQGGSIPEDSGLVLSTDAKPRLKWTAELHERFIEAVNQLGGADSEYIIIIIIIIIIIINNNNNNNNNNNNNKKEEATPKSVMRLMGIPGLTLYHLKSHLQKYRLSKNLQAQANGAESVIGCKLAAERTSEGNGSRASNTNIIPQSNKTYPINEALQMQIEVQRRLQEQLEVQRHLQLRIEAQGKYLQSVLEKAQETLGKQHLGTPGLEAAKVHLSQLVFKVSNECFSNALTGMEEIPAPNTLQVHPPQLADFSVQSCLTSSQGSQKDLDMANFRRSLRAYMHENARLEGSQSAWCYLNEHKTFPSSMFGDSERTSFKVEDFVSPLPVRPRVEREGEAGSDAQQTERSDPNGKRTAEQQERGKQSDSFGLAGHTAQLDLNADEDDEGATNSKFDLNGFSWS from the exons ATGTatcatcatcagcatcatcaCCAGGGACACAACAACATCCTTTCTTGTAGGACTGCATTTCCTGCAGAGAAGCATTTGTTGCTGCAAGGAGGAAGTATCCCAGAAGATTCAGGACTGGTTCTATCGACTGATGCCAAGCCCAGGTTGAAGTGGACAGCCGAGCTCCATGAAAGATTCATAGAGGCAGTCAATCAACTTGGTGGAGCAGATAGTgagtatatcatcatcatcatcatcatcatcatcatcatcatcaacaacaacaacaacaacaacaacaacaacaacaacaacaaaaaagaag AGGCTACACCCAAGTCGGTCATGAGGCTCATGGGCATTCCTGGACTAACTCTCTATCACCTGAAAAGCCATCTTCAG AAGTACAGGCTCAGCAAGAATCTCCAAGCTCAAGCAAATGGAGCCGAGAGTG TTATAGGTTGTAAGCTTGCAGCAGAGAGAACAAGCGAGGGCAACGGATCACGAGCGAGCAACACAAACATCATTCCCCAGTCAAACAA AACATATCCGATAAATGAAGCACTTCAAATGCAAATTGAAGTCCAAAGAAGGCTGCAAGAACAACTTGAG GTTCAAAGGCACCTGCAACTAAGAATAGAAGCACAGGGGAAGTACTTGCAGTCTGTCCTGGAGAAGGCTCAAGAGACACTTGGGAAGCAGCATTTGGGGACTCCAGGACTAGAAGCTGCCAAAGTTCATCTCTCTCAACTGGTCTTCAAAGTCTCAAATGAATGTTTCAGCAATGCATTGACAGGGATGGAAGAAATCCCAGCCCCGAATACCCTACAAGTGCATCCACCCCAACTTGCTGACTTCTCGGTACAAAGTTGCTTGACATCATCTCAGGGATCACAAAAGGATCTTGACATGGCCAATTTCCGCAGAAGTTTGAGAGCCTACATGCATGAGAATGCCAGGCTTGAAGGTTCCCAATCTGCATGGTGCTACCTGAATGAGCACAAGACTTTTCCCTCATCCATGTTTGGGGATTCAGAAAGGACATCTTTCAAAGTAGAAGATTTTGTGTCACCACTTCCCGTGAGGCCTCGGGTGGAAAGAGAAGGGGAAGCTGGTTCTGATGCCCAGCAAACGGAAAGAAGTGACCCGAATGGCAAGAGAACAGCAGAACAACAGGAGAGAGGAAAGCAATCAGACAGTTTTGGGCTGGCTGGTCACACAGCACAACTAGATCTCAATGCTGATGAAGACGATGAGGGTGCTACGAACAGCAAATTTGACCTGAACGGCTTCAGTTGGAGCTGA